A single window of Arcobacter venerupis DNA harbors:
- a CDS encoding heme-binding domain-containing protein, whose translation MIGKVVIGTVLVAVAIQFIPYGKTYTNPPVVAEPTWDSPRTKELFNNACANCHSNQTIYPWYSKVAPVSWLVANDVDEGREHFNVSTWGFQKKNKGDEAAKELKGGDMPPWFYLPTHPEAKLTESQTQELITGLEKTFGKEEGEGNEGKEEK comes from the coding sequence ATGATTGGAAAAGTAGTTATCGGCACTGTTCTTGTAGCCGTAGCAATACAATTTATTCCTTATGGAAAAACATATACAAACCCACCAGTTGTTGCTGAACCAACTTGGGATTCACCACGAACAAAAGAGCTTTTTAATAATGCCTGTGCGAATTGTCACTCAAATCAAACAATTTATCCTTGGTATAGCAAAGTTGCTCCTGTTTCATGGTTAGTTGCTAATGATGTTGATGAGGGAAGAGAACATTTTAATGTTTCTACTTGGGGCTTCCAGAAAAAAAATAAAGGCGATGAAGCAGCAAAAGAGTTAAAAGGTGGAGATATGCCACCATGGTTCTATTTACCAACTCATCCAGAAGCTAAACTTACAGAATCTCAAACTCAAGAGTTAATAACTGGTTTAGAAAAAACTTTTGGAAAAGAAGAAGGTGAAGGAAATGAAGGTAAAGAAGAGAAATAA
- a CDS encoding TonB-dependent siderophore receptor, whose translation MKKIYFSISLCSCLFAQDTIILENILVTTNSPTETTAGITRGYESITADSATKTRTPLKQIPKSVQVINSEVMNDQGVQSISEALHNSSGVVSNNPLTTPGWDSTLVRGFAAEQLQDGSTLVYNMGDRESTINIERIEVLKGPNAILYGGNSGTPVGGSVNLISKMPESTPFTQLGTTIGSNNLVKPSFDVNQPVNESVLVRVTGEYTKSESQNDVIERNNYNVNPTVKLKIKDDTTVTLQGKTSRWEGQDYQGLPAVGTIAGDFKIDRNLFIGDNNVPDSTSSLDSIVANVEHEFNDIWSISTKAYAANSEFDERIQLNLGNEPMMGSTFMLLNTRMFQEQQSRSLNADVKGEFSTNTKLIFGAETSTLDDKGFMDNMGMASGIQSVDLTNPIYSIPYTDENRDIWSGEVNNKTSSVYTQIQQTFFDRLHLLAGTKLSKLVVDFEDNWGGDNTTDKTKLLLQGGIAYDINDNITLFTSYSEGMKAPGWSNYESAPKPMESTQYEAGVKFDADSQLSGSLAAFKIERKNISVANPATNGLTTIPNGEEESKGVELDLVWQPTTNFSLLSNYTNTHAEYTKDASSTILDGNKLGGVPEHSGRIWANYKFSEPIFKGFSAGAGIYAQSETMLDGTNKYEVPGYHTYDAKIAYAHKSYETSLVVKNLTDRDYYERLDYYGGRVTAGLERTYLVNFTYKF comes from the coding sequence ATGAAAAAAATTTATTTCTCTATATCATTGTGTTCATGTCTTTTTGCTCAAGATACAATTATATTAGAAAATATTTTAGTTACTACAAATAGTCCAACTGAAACAACAGCAGGAATTACAAGAGGTTATGAATCTATAACAGCTGATAGTGCTACAAAAACTAGAACACCATTAAAACAAATACCAAAATCTGTTCAAGTAATAAATAGTGAAGTTATGAATGATCAAGGTGTCCAATCAATTAGCGAAGCATTACATAATTCAAGTGGAGTTGTATCTAATAATCCATTAACTACTCCAGGATGGGATAGTACATTAGTTCGTGGGTTTGCAGCGGAACAATTACAAGATGGTTCAACTTTAGTTTACAATATGGGAGATAGAGAAAGTACAATTAATATAGAAAGAATTGAAGTATTAAAAGGTCCTAATGCTATTCTTTATGGTGGTAATTCAGGAACTCCAGTTGGTGGTTCTGTAAATCTTATATCAAAAATGCCAGAGAGTACACCCTTTACCCAATTAGGAACTACTATTGGAAGTAATAATTTAGTTAAACCATCATTTGATGTTAATCAACCTGTAAATGAATCAGTATTAGTAAGAGTTACAGGAGAATATACAAAAAGTGAAAGTCAAAATGATGTAATTGAAAGAAATAATTATAATGTTAATCCAACAGTTAAATTAAAAATAAAAGATGATACAACTGTAACATTACAAGGAAAAACTTCAAGATGGGAAGGTCAAGATTATCAAGGTTTACCAGCTGTTGGAACAATTGCTGGAGATTTTAAAATTGATAGAAATTTATTTATAGGTGATAATAATGTACCTGATTCAACATCTTCCCTTGATAGTATTGTTGCAAATGTGGAGCATGAATTTAATGATATTTGGTCTATAAGTACAAAAGCCTATGCTGCTAACAGCGAATTTGATGAAAGAATTCAATTAAATCTAGGTAATGAACCAATGATGGGTTCAACTTTTATGCTTTTAAATACAAGAATGTTTCAAGAACAACAAAGTAGAAGTTTAAATGCTGATGTAAAAGGAGAATTTTCTACTAATACTAAATTAATTTTTGGAGCTGAAACGAGCACTTTAGATGATAAAGGATTTATGGATAATATGGGGATGGCTTCTGGTATACAATCTGTTGATTTAACAAATCCAATATATTCTATTCCTTATACTGATGAAAATAGAGATATTTGGTCTGGTGAAGTTAATAATAAAACATCAAGTGTATATACACAAATTCAACAAACTTTTTTTGATAGATTACATTTATTAGCTGGTACAAAATTATCAAAACTTGTTGTAGATTTTGAGGATAACTGGGGTGGTGATAATACAACAGATAAAACAAAATTATTATTGCAAGGTGGAATAGCATACGATATAAATGATAATATTACACTATTTACAAGCTATAGTGAGGGAATGAAAGCTCCTGGTTGGTCTAATTATGAGAGTGCTCCAAAACCTATGGAATCTACACAATATGAAGCAGGTGTTAAATTTGATGCAGATAGTCAATTATCAGGTTCTTTGGCTGCATTTAAAATAGAAAGAAAAAATATTAGTGTTGCAAATCCTGCTACTAATGGATTAACAACTATACCAAATGGAGAAGAAGAAAGTAAAGGAGTAGAATTAGATTTAGTTTGGCAACCAACAACAAACTTCAGTCTATTAAGTAATTATACAAATACACATGCAGAATATACAAAAGATGCATCAAGTACAATACTTGATGGTAATAAACTTGGTGGAGTTCCTGAACATTCAGGTAGAATTTGGGCAAATTATAAATTTAGCGAGCCTATTTTTAAAGGATTTAGTGCAGGGGCTGGAATTTATGCACAATCAGAGACAATGCTAGATGGTACAAATAAATATGAAGTGCCAGGTTATCATACATATGATGCAAAAATTGCATATGCTCATAAATCATATGAAACATCTTTAGTTGTTAAAAATTTAACTGATAGAGATTATTATGAAAGATTAGATTATTATGGTGGAAGAGTTACAGCTGGACTAGAGAGAACATATCTAGTTAATTTTACTTATAAGTTTTAA
- a CDS encoding universal stress protein, with protein MNKNRILVLSDLREFTETVAQKAISFANNYEREIDVLHVEDESFLKFFKEKTECSLDKSKSILSAIYKDKANIFCKCGNFIEIVKDHILKNNISLVIVGFKRERTFIEDIFNGSNLSSIIRKLNIPVLVIKTEDKPIYKNILIPTDLSKASKSNIKYLVSIFPEANFHIEHYYKAFFEDRVKLYGFDDEEANDFVDFYAQEAEENLNKFIEKLELNSDIKVFTKAKKYLDIKTMVEESIEYKTIDLLSLSVGTSLSIFSFDLLEHSSKDVIIYRIDEDSLD; from the coding sequence ATGAATAAAAATAGAATCTTAGTTTTAAGTGACCTTAGAGAATTTACTGAGACAGTTGCACAAAAAGCTATATCATTTGCAAATAATTATGAAAGAGAAATTGATGTGCTTCATGTAGAAGATGAATCTTTTCTAAAATTTTTTAAAGAAAAAACAGAGTGTTCTTTAGATAAAAGTAAATCAATTTTAAGTGCTATTTATAAAGATAAAGCAAATATTTTTTGTAAATGTGGGAATTTTATTGAAATTGTAAAAGATCATATATTAAAAAATAATATATCTTTAGTAATTGTAGGATTTAAAAGAGAAAGAACTTTTATAGAAGATATTTTTAATGGTTCTAATTTAAGTTCAATAATAAGAAAATTAAATATTCCTGTTTTAGTAATTAAAACAGAAGATAAACCTATTTATAAAAATATTTTAATCCCAACAGATTTATCTAAAGCATCAAAAAGTAATATTAAATATTTAGTATCAATATTCCCAGAAGCAAATTTTCATATTGAACATTATTATAAAGCATTTTTTGAAGACAGAGTTAAATTATATGGTTTTGACGATGAAGAAGCAAATGATTTTGTAGATTTTTATGCACAAGAAGCTGAAGAAAATTTAAATAAATTTATAGAAAAATTAGAACTTAATTCTGATATAAAAGTATTTACTAAAGCAAAAAAATATTTAGATATAAAAACGATGGTTGAAGAATCTATTGAGTATAAAACAATTGATTTATTAAGTCTTTCAGTTGGAACAAGTCTTAGTATTTTCTCTTTTGATTTACTAGAACATTCATCAAAAGATGTGATTATTTATAGAATTGATGAAGACAGCTTAGACTAA
- a CDS encoding cupin domain-containing protein, producing MNKYCNNSDVYESNCIPKTVDASIAVLTPKEDKDFIVRKVTLAIDGSMPNHINEIQHQQYVLKGEAKVIVGDEEYHAKAGDFIYIPAGVAHRYDACYGSGYEFLCMITTKEDKLTML from the coding sequence ATGAACAAATATTGTAATAATTCAGATGTTTATGAATCAAACTGTATTCCAAAAACTGTAGATGCATCAATTGCAGTTTTAACTCCAAAAGAAGATAAAGATTTTATTGTTAGAAAAGTGACTCTAGCTATTGATGGTTCTATGCCAAATCATATAAATGAAATTCAACATCAACAATATGTTTTAAAAGGTGAAGCAAAAGTAATAGTTGGTGATGAAGAGTATCACGCAAAAGCTGGAGATTTTATTTATATTCCAGCTGGAGTAGCTCATAGATATGATGCTTGTTATGGTAGCGGTTATGAGTTCTTATGTATGATTACAACTAAAGAAGATAAATTAACAATGTTATAA
- a CDS encoding universal stress protein — protein MTKNKILFATDFSQKSFKIIENILNYIQHSENELYIIHVIENKLLQEKVNKDITKNKGFKILKKYFPILEEKQFFCVEGNVEEQVAYHVDKLSISLVILGYSKKNDFISRFFESSNTKDIVRNLNTLSLIMKSKKNICFNNILIPTDLSVESKEYITEVSKLFPDAKIKIYYSYLLPIERRLNFYSFEQEETSDFQKEAKENLLKEAYDFYNSLEIKNNKRFIIRETALSVENFIKDTKDIKTDLIAVHTTGFFSFFAFYLVEHSKINILIKKIN, from the coding sequence ATGACAAAAAATAAAATCTTGTTTGCAACTGATTTTTCGCAAAAAAGTTTTAAAATTATTGAAAATATTTTAAACTACATTCAACACAGTGAAAATGAACTTTATATTATTCATGTAATAGAAAATAAATTACTTCAAGAAAAAGTTAATAAAGACATTACTAAAAATAAAGGGTTTAAAATACTTAAAAAATATTTTCCTATTTTAGAAGAAAAACAATTTTTTTGTGTTGAGGGAAATGTTGAAGAACAAGTTGCATATCATGTGGATAAATTGTCTATTTCATTAGTTATTTTGGGATATAGCAAAAAAAATGATTTTATAAGTAGATTTTTTGAAAGTTCAAATACAAAAGATATTGTTAGAAATTTAAATACTCTTAGTTTAATAATGAAATCTAAAAAAAATATTTGTTTTAATAATATTTTAATTCCTACAGATTTATCAGTGGAATCAAAAGAATACATAACTGAAGTATCTAAATTATTTCCTGATGCCAAAATAAAGATTTATTATTCTTACTTATTACCTATTGAAAGAAGATTAAATTTTTATAGTTTTGAACAAGAAGAAACAAGTGACTTTCAAAAAGAAGCAAAAGAAAATTTATTAAAAGAAGCATATGATTTTTATAATTCATTAGAAATTAAAAATAATAAAAGATTTATAATAAGAGAAACTGCATTAAGTGTAGAAAATTTTATTAAAGATACAAAAGATATAAAAACTGATTTAATTGCTGTTCATACCACAGGTTTTTTTAGTTTTTTTGCATTTTATTTAGTAGAACACTCAAAAATAAATATTTTAATTAAGAAAATAAATTAA